A DNA window from Undibacterium sp. YM2 contains the following coding sequences:
- a CDS encoding CHASE3 domain-containing protein: MKAISVERLTLIGFGITLLALLMIGGIAWNIAVPFDAVKSIDHTRKVIDDLSELSAKLSEAENGQKAYFLTKEDAFIKQRNSRFDDIALVIQHLRGLTLDNVQQQARIQQLQEAVAERVTIMQESQKQFDAHGFAAARALFHTGLLASSKIQNILTEAVVDEQVLLDERKLKAAFRIKLVVGSVGFLLVFLLLWALQIRRATLGRLEGEQTSLKVREVLLKMGALQDAIFNSPNFSIIATDAQGLIQIFNVGAEHMLGYDAADVVNLISPADISDADELAARAARSVQNSIHRLL; encoded by the coding sequence ATGAAGGCAATCTCGGTAGAGCGTCTGACCCTGATCGGCTTTGGTATCACCTTGCTGGCCTTGCTGATGATAGGGGGCATAGCCTGGAATATTGCTGTCCCTTTTGATGCGGTCAAATCCATAGACCATACCCGCAAGGTAATCGATGATCTCAGTGAACTGAGTGCCAAACTATCAGAGGCGGAGAATGGGCAAAAAGCCTATTTCCTGACAAAAGAAGATGCTTTCATCAAGCAGCGCAATAGTCGATTTGATGACATTGCGTTAGTCATCCAGCATTTGCGAGGGCTGACACTCGACAATGTTCAGCAACAGGCTCGCATACAGCAGTTACAAGAGGCTGTAGCTGAGCGAGTGACGATCATGCAAGAAAGCCAAAAACAATTTGACGCGCATGGCTTTGCCGCTGCCAGGGCTTTGTTTCATACGGGTTTGCTGGCATCTTCCAAAATCCAGAATATTTTGACTGAAGCGGTTGTCGATGAGCAGGTCTTGCTCGATGAGCGAAAATTAAAAGCCGCATTTCGCATCAAACTGGTGGTAGGTAGCGTTGGTTTCTTGCTGGTGTTTTTATTGCTCTGGGCTTTGCAGATTCGTCGTGCCACACTGGGGCGTCTGGAAGGTGAGCAAACCTCACTCAAGGTACGCGAAGTGTTACTCAAGATGGGGGCATTGCAGGACGCCATCTTTAATAGCCCGAACTTTTCCATCATTGCGACGGATGCTCAAGGTCTTATCCAGATTTTTAATGTCGGTGCCGAGCACATGCTGGGCTATGACGCTGCGGATGTCGTCAACCTGATCAGTCCTGCCGATATTTCTGATGCTGATGAGCTGGCTGCCAGGGCGGCGCGCTCAGTGCAGAATTCAATACACCGGTTGCTTTAG
- a CDS encoding response regulator, translating to MLETVEILKASILIVDDQKANVMLLEQMLRNIGYSNITTTMDARTVCALHIEHNYDLILLDLQMPGMDGFEVMEELKNISADAYLPVLVITAQPGHKLRALQAGAKDFVSKPFDLQEVQTRIHNMLEVRLLYQQLDTYNKRLEQTVLERTAELRASEARFRSFTHLSSDWYWEQDQFGNFTSVSGPVFEMLGIRVEDMLGKTPKGGMEGWDVDEREKLDDNIANRRPFLDFIYRRCKPDGTIQYLQVSGEPFFDSASRFAGYRGVGMDVTHRRP from the coding sequence ATGCTTGAAACAGTCGAAATTCTTAAGGCCAGCATCCTGATCGTTGATGATCAAAAAGCCAATGTGATGTTGCTGGAGCAAATGCTGCGTAACATCGGATATTCCAATATCACCACGACCATGGATGCGCGTACGGTTTGCGCACTGCATATAGAGCACAACTATGACCTGATATTGCTGGACCTGCAAATGCCGGGCATGGATGGTTTTGAGGTGATGGAGGAATTAAAGAATATTAGTGCTGATGCCTATTTGCCGGTACTGGTGATCACTGCTCAGCCGGGGCACAAACTACGTGCCTTGCAGGCAGGTGCCAAGGATTTTGTCAGTAAACCTTTTGATCTGCAGGAAGTGCAGACGCGCATACACAATATGCTGGAAGTGCGTTTGCTATATCAACAGCTTGATACCTACAATAAACGTCTTGAACAGACCGTGCTGGAGCGTACTGCTGAATTACGTGCCAGCGAAGCGCGCTTTAGAAGTTTTACCCACCTTTCTTCTGACTGGTACTGGGAGCAGGATCAGTTCGGCAATTTCACCAGTGTATCCGGGCCTGTATTTGAAATGCTGGGCATACGTGTGGAAGACATGCTGGGTAAAACGCCAAAGGGTGGCATGGAAGGCTGGGATGTTGATGAGCGTGAAAAACTTGATGACAATATCGCCAATCGCCGGCCATTCCTGGATTTTATTTACCGGCGTTGCAAACCGGATGGCACGATACAATACCTGCAAGTCAGTGGAGAACCTTTTTTTGATTCGGCCAGCCGCTTTGCCGGATACCGCGGCGTAGGTATGGATGTCACTCATAGACGTCCATAA
- a CDS encoding tetratricopeptide repeat protein has translation MLNNIRISAGVVLLCSLCACAPVPTTAEIESAGIQALHAQLPSAIAALQKWASAGNAVAQRELGLAYAIHPEQQAQALLWLERAAKNQHGDAEAQFQLAEANYKGRLGLTKNESQAWKWYELAANNAYGKASFMLARMAKYGQGVPQDLTLSVKWLEKASEQGNAQAMFLLSNAYAAGEGVKQDQALARKWLEESAELEYPVAIQALAMELESGSKHVEKDPLKARHLIKEASDERLMRWNRYQ, from the coding sequence ATGCTTAACAACATAAGAATCAGTGCAGGCGTGGTACTACTATGCAGCCTGTGCGCCTGCGCACCGGTACCAACTACGGCAGAAATAGAATCTGCCGGCATACAGGCTTTGCACGCCCAACTGCCCTCCGCCATCGCCGCACTGCAAAAATGGGCATCTGCTGGCAATGCAGTAGCCCAGCGCGAACTGGGTCTGGCGTATGCAATACATCCTGAACAACAAGCCCAGGCTTTGCTGTGGCTGGAGCGTGCCGCAAAAAATCAGCATGGTGACGCAGAAGCGCAGTTTCAACTGGCAGAGGCCAACTATAAAGGTCGTCTTGGATTGACAAAAAATGAGTCGCAAGCCTGGAAATGGTATGAACTGGCAGCCAACAATGCTTATGGTAAAGCCAGTTTCATGCTGGCTCGCATGGCAAAATATGGCCAAGGCGTACCGCAAGATCTCACCTTATCTGTCAAATGGCTGGAAAAAGCCAGTGAGCAAGGCAATGCACAGGCCATGTTCCTGCTATCGAACGCCTATGCCGCAGGAGAAGGCGTCAAACAGGATCAGGCACTGGCCAGAAAGTGGCTGGAAGAATCTGCGGAGCTTGAATACCCGGTCGCCATCCAGGCCCTGGCCATGGAATTGGAAAGCGGCAGCAAGCACGTGGAAAAAGATCCGCTAAAAGCCAGACACCTGATCAAGGAAGCCTCGGATGAACGCCTGATGCGCTGGAACCGCTATCAATAA
- a CDS encoding NRAMP family divalent metal transporter: protein MNIPTTDASADTREPSLLKKLGPGLITGAADDDPSGIATYSQAGAQFGFNMLWTVLFTYPLMVGIQIVSARIGRVSGHGLATNIRRHYPAWLLYAVVGLLLIANTINIAADISAMGEALKLLVGGKAHLYAIGFGILSLLLQVFIPYQRYVRFLKWLTLALLAYVATVFVVHTPWLDVVKRAVMPQLSWKKEYITTVVAVFGTTISPYLFFWQASQEVEEMRADHLARPLIQAPEQAPANLKRIKLDTYIGMAFSNLVAFFIILTTAVTLNLHGVSDIQTSAQAAMALRPIAGDLAFMLFSAGIIGTGLLAIPVLAGSSAYAMAGAFKWKNSLEDTPMQARQFYAIIALSTVIGIALGFTAIDPIKALYWSAVINGVISVPIMVVMMLMATRADIMGKFVITRRLKILGWLATCMMALAVMSMLATFFY from the coding sequence ATGAATATACCGACTACAGATGCATCAGCAGACACCAGGGAACCGTCCCTGTTGAAAAAACTGGGGCCTGGTCTGATTACTGGAGCCGCCGATGATGACCCCAGTGGCATTGCCACCTATTCGCAAGCAGGTGCGCAATTCGGTTTCAATATGTTATGGACGGTATTGTTCACCTATCCCTTGATGGTAGGGATACAAATCGTCAGTGCCCGCATAGGCAGGGTCAGCGGTCATGGTCTTGCTACCAATATACGCCGTCATTATCCCGCCTGGTTATTGTATGCGGTGGTAGGACTTCTGCTGATCGCCAATACCATCAATATTGCGGCTGATATTTCCGCTATGGGTGAGGCCTTGAAATTGCTCGTGGGTGGCAAGGCGCATCTGTATGCAATTGGTTTTGGCATATTATCTTTGCTGCTGCAGGTATTTATTCCTTATCAGCGCTATGTGCGTTTTTTGAAATGGCTGACATTGGCCTTGCTGGCGTATGTTGCCACTGTGTTCGTTGTCCATACACCCTGGCTGGACGTTGTTAAGAGGGCAGTCATGCCTCAGCTGTCCTGGAAAAAAGAATACATCACGACAGTGGTGGCCGTATTTGGTACGACCATCAGCCCCTACCTGTTTTTCTGGCAAGCTTCGCAAGAAGTGGAGGAGATGCGCGCTGACCATCTGGCACGTCCACTGATACAGGCGCCTGAGCAGGCGCCAGCCAATCTCAAGCGTATCAAGCTTGATACCTACATAGGCATGGCATTTTCCAATCTGGTGGCTTTTTTCATCATATTGACTACCGCTGTTACGCTGAATTTGCATGGTGTGAGCGATATCCAGACTTCTGCGCAGGCGGCAATGGCCTTGCGGCCCATCGCCGGTGACCTGGCTTTCATGCTGTTCAGTGCGGGTATCATAGGCACGGGTTTGCTGGCAATACCTGTGCTGGCCGGTTCATCTGCGTATGCCATGGCCGGCGCATTCAAATGGAAAAACAGTCTCGAAGATACACCGATGCAGGCCAGGCAGTTCTACGCCATCATCGCGCTTTCAACAGTGATAGGCATTGCGCTGGGATTTACGGCGATTGACCCCATCAAGGCCCTGTACTGGAGTGCAGTCATCAATGGCGTGATTTCTGTTCCCATCATGGTGGTCATGATGTTGATGGCGACAAGGGCCGACATCATGGGTAAATTTGTGATTACCCGCAGGCTGAAAATATTGGGCTGGCTGGCCACCTGTATGATGGCACTTGCAGTGATGTCCATGCTGGCGACGTTTTTTTATTGA
- a CDS encoding heme-binding protein has translation MQTKPVMTLDDVKKIAAAAEAEAKANNWPVVIAIVDDGGHLMWLQRLDGVAPISSQIAPAKAATAALGKRESKIYEDIINNGRYSFLSAPLEGMLEGGVPIIVDGQCVGAVGVSGVKSAEDAQIAKAGIAALGL, from the coding sequence ATGCAAACAAAACCCGTGATGACACTGGATGATGTCAAGAAGATTGCTGCTGCTGCCGAGGCGGAAGCCAAGGCCAATAACTGGCCTGTCGTGATCGCTATCGTAGATGATGGTGGTCATTTGATGTGGTTGCAGCGTCTGGACGGCGTCGCCCCGATTTCTTCGCAAATTGCCCCAGCCAAGGCTGCTACTGCCGCACTGGGCAAGCGTGAGTCAAAAATCTATGAAGATATTATCAATAATGGCCGTTATTCTTTCCTGAGTGCCCCTCTGGAAGGCATGCTTGAAGGCGGCGTGCCAATTATTGTCGATGGTCAATGCGTTGGTGCGGTTGGTGTTTCAGGCGTCAAGTCGGCGGAAGATGCACAAATCGCCAAAGCCGGTATTGCTGCTCTGGGTCTGTAA
- the carA gene encoding glutamine-hydrolyzing carbamoyl-phosphate synthase small subunit: protein MPQSLLRSGQDTAILALADGSIFTGYSIGAAGQTIGEVVFNTSMTGYQEILTDPSYSSQIVTLTYPHIGNTGVNAEDVESDKIHAAGLIIKDLPLLVSNFRSEQSLSDYLKSQNIVAIAGIDTRKLTRILREKGAQGGAILVGADAEKAIALAKSFPGLSGMDLAKVVSVKQAYNWTEAEWVLGQGYGQLQNPKFHVVAFDFGVKRNILRMLAERGCKVTVLPAQSSAADVLALNPDGVFLSNGPGDPEPCDYAIAAAKELIEKGVPTFGICLGHQIMALASGAKTLKMKFGHHGANHPVQDLDTKQVLITSQNHGFAVDAATLPANCRVTHVSLFDGSLQGFARTDKPAFCFQGHPEASPGPHDIAYLFDRFTAMMTKAKTGE, encoded by the coding sequence ATTCCGCAGTCCCTTCTTCGTTCCGGCCAGGACACCGCTATACTTGCTCTCGCCGATGGAAGCATTTTCACTGGATATTCGATTGGCGCTGCCGGTCAGACCATAGGTGAAGTTGTCTTCAATACCTCAATGACTGGCTATCAGGAAATTTTGACTGACCCCAGTTATAGTTCCCAGATCGTTACCCTGACGTATCCGCATATTGGTAATACCGGCGTCAATGCCGAAGACGTAGAGTCTGACAAAATCCATGCAGCCGGTTTGATCATTAAAGACCTGCCTTTGCTGGTATCGAATTTCCGCTCTGAACAATCCCTCTCTGATTATCTCAAATCCCAAAATATTGTCGCTATTGCCGGTATTGATACCCGCAAGCTCACACGTATTTTGCGTGAAAAAGGTGCCCAGGGTGGTGCTATCCTGGTAGGTGCTGATGCTGAAAAAGCCATCGCACTGGCCAAGTCTTTCCCTGGCCTGTCTGGCATGGATCTGGCCAAGGTCGTGTCTGTCAAGCAGGCATACAACTGGACAGAAGCTGAATGGGTATTGGGCCAGGGTTATGGTCAGTTGCAAAACCCTAAATTCCATGTTGTTGCTTTCGACTTTGGCGTCAAGCGCAATATCCTGCGCATGCTGGCCGAGCGCGGCTGCAAGGTTACTGTATTGCCTGCGCAATCCAGCGCTGCTGACGTGCTGGCACTGAATCCTGATGGCGTGTTTTTGTCGAATGGTCCTGGCGATCCTGAGCCTTGCGATTACGCGATTGCTGCTGCGAAGGAATTGATAGAGAAGGGCGTTCCTACCTTCGGTATCTGCCTTGGTCATCAAATCATGGCGCTGGCATCTGGTGCCAAAACCCTCAAGATGAAATTCGGTCACCACGGTGCCAACCATCCTGTGCAGGATCTGGATACCAAGCAGGTATTGATCACATCCCAAAACCACGGTTTTGCAGTCGATGCGGCAACTTTGCCAGCCAATTGCCGTGTCACCCACGTGTCTTTGTTTGATGGCTCGCTGCAAGGCTTTGCCCGTACTGATAAACCAGCTTTCTGCTTCCAGGGTCACCCTGAAGC
- a CDS encoding patatin-like phospholipase family protein, which translates to MLVFGLSACNTSPQQATPAATPAIPAAKTLKPIRIGLALGGGAARGFAHIGVIKALESQGINPDVVVGTSAGSVVGAMYAAGNNGFALQKMALDMDEVTISDWSLPLFSKSSGVLKGDALQAYVNRLVVQAPIEKLRKPFGAVATDLATGHAVLFQRGNTGAAVRASSAVPGVFQPVKINDRLYVDGGLVSPVPVRFAREMGADLVIAVNISSPPEPLVSNATLDVLLQTVAIMGQSINQFELKQAEIVIRPELPGMKGNDFNGRNLAILAGEKAAMAMMPEIKQKIKAMQER; encoded by the coding sequence ATGCTGGTATTTGGCCTGTCTGCCTGCAATACTTCGCCACAACAGGCAACACCTGCCGCGACGCCCGCCATCCCTGCGGCAAAGACACTCAAGCCCATACGCATAGGCCTGGCGCTTGGCGGCGGTGCGGCGCGTGGGTTTGCCCATATAGGTGTCATCAAGGCGCTGGAGTCGCAAGGCATCAATCCTGATGTTGTGGTTGGTACCAGTGCGGGCAGCGTAGTCGGGGCCATGTACGCGGCTGGCAATAATGGTTTTGCCCTGCAAAAAATGGCCCTGGACATGGATGAAGTGACCATCTCGGATTGGTCGCTGCCTTTGTTTTCCAAGTCCAGTGGTGTATTGAAGGGTGATGCCCTGCAGGCCTACGTAAACCGTCTGGTGGTGCAAGCCCCGATAGAAAAACTGCGCAAGCCATTTGGTGCTGTAGCGACCGACCTGGCAACTGGCCATGCAGTACTTTTCCAGCGCGGGAATACGGGTGCGGCAGTGCGTGCTTCGTCGGCTGTGCCTGGCGTATTTCAACCTGTGAAAATCAATGATCGCCTGTATGTTGATGGTGGTCTGGTATCGCCAGTGCCGGTACGTTTTGCCCGTGAAATGGGGGCTGACCTGGTGATTGCCGTCAATATTTCTTCGCCGCCTGAGCCGCTGGTTTCCAATGCGACTCTTGATGTGTTACTGCAAACCGTAGCCATCATGGGGCAGAGCATTAATCAGTTTGAGTTGAAGCAGGCCGAGATAGTGATACGCCCGGAATTGCCGGGTATGAAGGGTAACGATTTTAATGGCCGCAATCTGGCTATCCTGGCAGGGGAAAAAGCGGCAATGGCAATGATGCCAGAGATTAAGCAAAAGATTAAGGCGATGCAGGAGCGCTGA
- a CDS encoding PAS domain-containing hybrid sensor histidine kinase/response regulator, translating to MRSLEDIHELTYICRDGSRLQAIVSVTALRDAQGVVIGSLLIGTDNTARKQVEAEQALLDQRLRDQQFYTRSLIEANIDALITTDLNGVISDVNHQMEAITGCTRDELIGAPFKNYFTEPAAAELAMKRALQTGKVANCELTAVAKDGKETGISYNASTIYDRERRLQGVFASARDVTEYKLFEQRLQNSNIELELAKAVAEKANLAKSEFLSSMSHELRTPLNAVLGFAQLMASDNPPPSDNQKLSIDQILQAGWYLLRLINEILDLAMIESGKVSISKESILLADVLLDCQAMIEPQAQTRGITMIFPVIEVPLYVFADRTRLKQVMVNLLSNAIKYNQHEGTVTVEYAMHGDNRMRISVRDAGKGLSPEQMAQLFQPFNRLGQDAGNEEGTGIGLVVTKQLVELMGGSIGVESNVGIGSVFWIELALASAPALHDESVDEFVAGTGLGQKVVHASSQRSLLYVEDNPANLALVEQLIARRSDLKLLTAVDAHLGISTAQICKPDVILMDINLPGLSGFGALKILANDPLTAHIPVMALSANAMPRDIAKGLDAGFFRYLTKPIKVNEFMDALDLALHHAKEHGLARKKGDIECSQIKSEVELS from the coding sequence ATGCGCAGTCTTGAAGACATTCATGAGCTGACCTATATCTGTCGTGATGGCAGCCGTCTGCAGGCTATCGTTTCTGTCACGGCACTACGTGATGCGCAGGGCGTGGTCATCGGCAGTCTGTTGATAGGTACGGACAACACCGCCCGCAAGCAAGTGGAAGCAGAACAGGCATTGCTGGATCAGCGCTTGCGTGATCAGCAATTTTATACGCGCTCTTTAATTGAAGCCAATATTGATGCCCTGATTACCACAGACTTGAATGGTGTCATCAGTGACGTCAATCATCAGATGGAAGCGATTACCGGGTGTACGCGCGATGAATTGATTGGTGCGCCATTCAAGAATTATTTCACCGAGCCGGCCGCTGCAGAGCTGGCAATGAAGCGCGCGCTGCAAACTGGCAAGGTCGCAAATTGCGAATTGACAGCGGTTGCGAAGGACGGCAAGGAAACCGGGATATCTTACAATGCCAGTACCATCTATGACCGTGAGCGTCGACTACAGGGCGTTTTTGCGTCTGCAAGGGATGTCACCGAATATAAATTATTTGAGCAAAGACTACAGAATAGCAATATAGAACTTGAATTAGCCAAGGCAGTTGCTGAAAAAGCGAATCTGGCCAAATCAGAGTTTTTATCCAGCATGAGCCATGAATTGCGCACCCCGCTGAATGCAGTGCTCGGCTTTGCGCAATTGATGGCATCGGACAATCCGCCACCCTCTGACAACCAGAAGTTATCGATAGACCAGATATTGCAGGCAGGCTGGTATCTGTTGAGGCTGATTAATGAAATCCTGGATCTGGCGATGATAGAGTCAGGCAAGGTCAGCATTTCAAAAGAGTCTATCTTGCTTGCTGATGTGTTGCTGGATTGTCAGGCCATGATAGAGCCGCAAGCACAAACACGTGGTATCACCATGATTTTCCCAGTTATTGAGGTGCCGCTGTATGTATTTGCAGACCGTACCAGGCTCAAGCAAGTCATGGTGAATTTGCTGTCAAACGCGATTAAATATAACCAGCACGAGGGTACGGTCACAGTTGAATATGCCATGCATGGTGATAACCGGATGCGCATCAGTGTCAGGGATGCCGGAAAGGGTTTGTCGCCTGAGCAGATGGCACAGCTGTTTCAACCCTTTAATCGCCTTGGGCAGGACGCTGGAAATGAAGAGGGAACAGGTATCGGCCTGGTGGTGACCAAACAACTGGTTGAGCTTATGGGTGGATCGATTGGTGTAGAAAGTAATGTTGGTATTGGTAGTGTGTTCTGGATAGAGCTGGCCCTGGCTTCAGCTCCTGCTTTGCATGATGAGAGTGTGGACGAATTTGTGGCTGGAACGGGCTTAGGGCAAAAAGTGGTTCATGCTTCTTCACAGCGTAGCTTGCTTTATGTCGAAGATAATCCTGCCAATCTTGCTCTGGTCGAACAATTGATTGCGCGTCGCAGCGATCTGAAACTTTTGACGGCCGTTGATGCCCATCTTGGTATCAGTACGGCACAGATTTGCAAGCCGGATGTGATCTTGATGGACATTAATCTGCCAGGCCTCAGTGGTTTTGGTGCGCTCAAGATTCTGGCAAATGACCCGCTGACTGCGCATATACCTGTGATGGCCTTATCTGCAAATGCCATGCCACGTGATATCGCTAAGGGCCTGGATGCTGGTTTTTTCCGCTACCTGACCAAGCCTATCAAGGTAAATGAATTTATGGATGCGCTGGATCTGGCTTTGCATCACGCAAAAGAGCACGGATTGGCGCGTAAAAAAGGTGACATTGAGTGCAGCCAAATAAAAAGTGAAGTTGAGTTGAGCTGA
- a CDS encoding bifunctional 2',3'-cyclic-nucleotide 2'-phosphodiesterase/3'-nucleotidase: MKKISWLPPLTPIAALVALALAGCGSSNPTTTTNVTPAVDPNSIPEGTVVKLALLETTDIHQNILSYDYYGLKADTSLGLERTAALIKDARAENPNNILLDDGDVIQGTLLGDYQALAAPVTCSGTLAIYKVMNALKYDGAGLGNHEFNYGLGFLSQITNTDFGLPDVSKAGTCGAPNFPLVLSNVVGASSQKPIFNPTSIINKQFVATKPDGSSMNVKLNVGIMGFVPPQIMDWDQKSLAGKVVVNGVQESANKYVPELRAKGADLVVALSHGGLDASPYSPKMENGSLHLSTTGIDALMLGHAHLIFPAPKEVGAPAIDASLAALPAAIVDTKKGLVNGVPAVMAQSWGRRLGIIQMTLKYQSGKWVVQKDLTNVEARGFKYKDGTNIIDADASIAPLVDTEHKATINYATQALGTTTDFEMSAYFSLVGDVSAIQIVNQAQIDYVKNFIATSNDATIASYKSIPVISCSAPFKAGRNGPTDFTDVAPGASPATPFGLQVRNPGDLYLYGNNNLQAVKIKGSDLKNWLETAAKQFGQIDPALTTEQDLVPSYSTIYNYDVFYADNNALIYQIDVTQPAGKRIVNLTYAGKAVGDNDDFIVATNDYRAGGGGNFPGIDGSKTIIKSPDANQAVVSNFVKKQGKITSTANGTGQSWSFVKVTTKGPVILRSAPGKISVAQALGLSRVKSEGALDASGFAKYAIDLSK, from the coding sequence ATGAAAAAAATTTCCTGGCTACCGCCCCTCACTCCTATCGCGGCACTGGTAGCTCTTGCCCTGGCTGGCTGTGGCAGCAGCAACCCGACCACAACAACCAATGTAACGCCTGCCGTCGATCCCAACAGCATACCGGAAGGGACCGTCGTCAAACTGGCCCTGCTGGAAACCACGGATATCCATCAAAACATACTCAGCTACGATTATTACGGCCTGAAAGCCGATACCAGCCTGGGCCTGGAAAGAACCGCCGCCCTGATCAAGGATGCACGCGCAGAAAATCCCAATAATATCCTGCTCGACGACGGCGATGTCATACAAGGAACTTTGCTTGGCGATTATCAGGCACTGGCAGCACCCGTCACCTGCAGCGGCACACTAGCCATCTATAAAGTCATGAATGCCTTGAAATATGATGGTGCAGGCCTGGGGAACCATGAATTCAATTATGGACTGGGCTTTTTGAGTCAGATCACCAATACCGACTTTGGCCTGCCAGATGTCAGTAAAGCCGGCACCTGTGGCGCGCCTAACTTCCCACTGGTTTTGTCGAATGTTGTTGGCGCCAGCAGCCAGAAGCCGATCTTCAATCCTACTTCCATTATCAATAAACAGTTTGTCGCCACCAAGCCTGATGGCAGCAGCATGAATGTCAAGCTCAATGTCGGCATCATGGGCTTTGTGCCTCCACAAATCATGGACTGGGATCAAAAATCCCTGGCGGGCAAAGTCGTCGTCAATGGCGTGCAAGAATCTGCCAACAAATATGTACCTGAGCTGCGTGCCAAAGGTGCTGATCTGGTCGTCGCCCTGTCCCACGGCGGCCTGGATGCATCGCCCTACAGCCCAAAAATGGAAAACGGCAGCCTGCACCTGAGCACGACTGGTATCGATGCATTGATGCTGGGTCACGCCCATTTGATTTTCCCAGCACCTAAAGAAGTTGGTGCACCGGCCATCGATGCTTCGCTGGCTGCCCTGCCTGCTGCGATTGTCGATACCAAAAAAGGTCTGGTCAATGGCGTGCCAGCAGTCATGGCTCAAAGCTGGGGCCGCCGCCTGGGCATCATACAAATGACACTCAAATACCAGAGTGGTAAATGGGTAGTGCAAAAAGACCTGACCAATGTAGAAGCACGTGGCTTCAAGTATAAAGATGGCACCAACATCATTGACGCAGATGCCTCTATCGCGCCACTGGTTGACACCGAACACAAAGCCACCATCAACTACGCAACACAAGCACTGGGCACAACGACGGACTTTGAAATGTCTGCCTACTTTTCCCTGGTCGGCGATGTCTCTGCCATACAAATCGTCAATCAGGCGCAAATCGACTATGTGAAAAACTTTATCGCCACTTCAAATGATGCGACGATAGCCAGCTACAAATCCATCCCCGTCATTTCATGCAGCGCGCCATTCAAGGCAGGCCGCAATGGACCAACAGACTTTACTGACGTTGCACCGGGCGCCAGCCCAGCAACACCATTTGGTTTGCAAGTACGCAACCCAGGTGATCTTTACCTGTATGGCAATAACAATCTGCAAGCCGTCAAGATCAAGGGCTCTGACCTGAAGAACTGGCTGGAAACCGCAGCAAAACAATTCGGCCAGATAGACCCTGCACTGACGACTGAGCAAGACCTGGTGCCGTCTTATTCGACCATCTATAACTATGATGTGTTCTATGCAGACAATAATGCACTGATCTACCAGATCGATGTTACCCAGCCAGCAGGCAAGCGCATTGTCAACCTGACGTATGCGGGCAAGGCGGTAGGCGACAATGATGACTTTATCGTTGCGACAAATGATTATCGTGCCGGTGGTGGCGGTAATTTCCCTGGCATTGATGGCAGCAAGACCATTATCAAATCGCCAGATGCCAATCAGGCTGTGGTCAGCAATTTCGTCAAAAAACAAGGCAAGATCACCAGCACTGCCAATGGCACAGGCCAGAGCTGGAGTTTTGTTAAAGTAACGACCAAGGGACCTGTAATTTTGCGCTCTGCTCCAGGCAAGATTTCGGTTGCACAGGCCCTGGGCCTGAGCCGTGTCAAATCTGAGGGTGCCCTGGATGCCAGCGGCTTTGCCAAATATGCGATAGATTTAAGCAAGTAA